From a region of the Phaseolus vulgaris cultivar G19833 chromosome 6, P. vulgaris v2.0, whole genome shotgun sequence genome:
- the LOC137832790 gene encoding probable protein phosphatase 2C 10, whose amino-acid sequence MACLCCFNQVVGGRSSCSSGKGRSHLCPVKYGFSLVKGKANHPMEDYHVAKFVKCGGKELGLFAIYDGHLGESVPTYLQKHLFSNILKEEDFWTDPARSIIKAYESTDQAILSHSSDLGRGGSTAVTAILINNQKLIVANVGDSRAVLSRKGEAIQVTIDHEPNTERGHIENKGGFVSNMPGDVARVNGQLAVSRAFGDKNLKSHLRSDPDVHQSDINPDAELLILASDGLWKVMANQEAVDIARRIKDPQKAAKKLVAEALDKDSKDDISCIVVRFKG is encoded by the exons ATGGCTTGTTTGTGTTGCTTCAATCAG GTGGTTGGAGGACGCTCTTCATGTAGCTCTGGCAAGGGCAGGAGCCACCTGTGCCCTGTTAAGTATGGTTTTAGCCTAGTTaaagggaaagcaaaccaccCAATGGAGGACTATCATGTAGCAAAATTTGTCAAGTGCGGAGGGAAAGAGTTAGGACTTTTTGCTATATACGACGGACACTTGGGAGAGAGTGTGCCCACCTATTTACAAAAGCATCTTTTTTCCAATATCTTGAAGGAG GAGGACTTCTGGACTGATCCTGCCCGTTCTATCATCAAAGCTTATGAGTCAACAGATCAGGCCATTCTTTCTCACAGTTCTGATTTGGGGCGAGGAGGATCTACTGCAGTGACTGCAATTCTTATTAATAATCAGAAGTTAATAGTCGCAAATGTTGGTGATTCACGAGCAGTTCTGTCAAGGAAGGGGGAGGCCATTCAGGTGACTATTGATCACGAGCCAAATACTGAGAGGGGCCATATCGAGAACAAAGGGGGCTTTGTCTCAAACATGCCAG GAGATGTTGCAAGAGTGAATGGGCAGCTTGCAGTTTCTCGAGCATTTGGAGACAAAAATCTAAAATCACACTTACGATCTGATCCTGATGTACATCAATCTGATATTAACCCAGATGCTGAGCTTTTGATACTTGCTAGTGATGGTCTTTGGAAG GTAATGGCAAACCAAGAAGCAGTTGATATTGCAAGAAGGATAAAAGATCCACAAAAGGCAGCCAAAAAGCTGGTTGCAGAGGCATTGGACAAAGACAGCAAGGATGATATTTCATGCATTGTAGTTCGTTTCAAGGGGTGA
- the LOC137832789 gene encoding outer envelope protein 64, mitochondrial-like, which produces MSKSFKLKLSNPKLWLLIGVGLAGAVVLAETRRRRRRKLSKEDFGALVERFQLLPIPQPDQTQTQTQTQALSALTFAIKDIFDVKGYVTGFGNPHWKRTHSEAGKTAIVITALLSSGATCVGKTVMDEFSFGISGENKFYGTPTNPYLPSSIPGGSSSGSAVAVAAGLVDFAIGTDTTGCVRIPAAFCGILGFRPSHGIVSTIGVLPNAQSLDTVGWFARDSSVLHHVGLVLLPKNLVELKRTRRIIFADDLFQLSKVPSQKTVYIIHRAIENLSGYQSPQHMNICQYIASNVPSLKGFRDKLTHQQNAVSILKDLTSVMFSLQGYEFKTNHEKWFKSVKPRLGRTVSKRINSAMNSTHDRMKTLYKVRTEMRVAFQRLLKDDGILVIPTVPDDPLKLNGFSSEFHDRAFALSSIASISGCCQVAIPLGCHNDCCASVSFISAHGADKFLLNTVLDMYTTIQEQVSVTYTLPLPDANGGIESSDLLKEKGNAAFKGRLWNKAVNYYSEAINLNGTNATYFSNRAAAYLELGCFQEAEEDCNKAILHDKKNVKAYLRRGTARELLLRYEEALKDFQHALVLEPQNKTASLAEKRLRKSRS; this is translated from the exons ATGTCTAAATCCTTCAAGCTCAAGCTCTCCAACCCTAAGCTCTGGCTCCTCATCGGAGTAGGACTCGCCGGCGCCGTCGTTCTCGCCGAGACCCGCAGGAGGCGACGGCGGAAGCTCTCCAAAGAGGACTTCGGTGCATTGGTAGAGCGTTTCCAACTTCTCCCCATTCCTCAACCCGATCAAACGCAAACGCAAACGCAAACACAAGCGCTCTCTGCCCTAACCTTCGCCATCAAAGACAT ATTCGATGTGAAGGGGTATGTGACGGGGTTTGGGAACCCACATTGGAAGAGGACGCACAGTGAAGCTGGGAAGACTGCCATTGTCATCACTGCTCTCCTCTCCAGCGGTGCTACTTGCGTTGGCAAGACTGTTATGGATGAATTCTCTTTTGG GATTTCCGGTGAGAACAAGTTTTATGGAACGCCAACCAATCCTTACTTGCCCTCATCCATCCCTGGCGGTTCTTCCAGTGGTTCGGCTGTTGCTGTCGCTGCTGGCCTCGTTGACTTTGCTATTG GTACCGATACAACAGGATGTGTGAGAATTCCCGCAGCATTCTGTGGTATTCTTGGGTTTCGACCATCTCATGGGATTGTATCCACCATTGGAGTTCTTCCAAATGCACAAAGCTTGGACACTGTTG GATGGTTTGCTCGGGATAGTTCTGTCCTACATCATGTTGGACTTGTTTTACTTCCAAAGAATTTGGTGGAGCTCAAAAGGACAAGGCGTATTATTTTTGCTGATGATCTTTTTCAACTATCTAAAGTTCCTTCACAGAAAACAGTATATATTATTCACAGAGCAATTGAAAATTTGTCTGGTT ATCAGTCCCCGCAGCATATGAATATTTGCCAGTATATTGCCTCTAATGTTCCCAGTTTAAAGGGGTTTCGTGATAAATTGACACACCAACAAAATGCAGTATCTATATTGAAAGATCTCACTTCGGTTATGTTTTCCTTACAAGG ATATGAATTCAAAACCAATCATGAAAAGTGGTTTAAATCAGTCAAACCCAGGTTAGGACGTACTGTGTCCAAGCGTATTAATTCAGCCATGAATAGTACACATGATCGTATGAAAACCTTGTATAAAGTAAGAACTGAAATGCGGGTTGCTTTCCAACGTTTGCTAAAG GATGATGGAATACTAGTTATTCCCACTGTTCCTGATGATCCATTAAAGCTGAATGGATTTTCTTCTGAGTTTCATGATAGAGCTTTTGCATTATCTAGTATTGCTAGTATCTCTGGATGTTGCCAG GTTGCAATTCCGTTAGGATGTCACAATGATTGTTGTGCTTCTGTCTCGTTCATCTCAGCCCATGGGGCTGATAAATTTCTTCTTAATACGGTTTTGGATATGTATACAACAATTCAGGAGCAAGTTAGTGTTACTTATACTTTGCCACTGCCGGATGCAAACGGTGGTATAGAAAGTTCCGATCTTTTGAAGGAGAAG gGAAATGCAGCCTTTAAAGGAAGGCTGTGGAACAAGGCAGTCAATTACTACAGTGAGGCTATTAACTTGAATGGGACAAATGCAACTTACTTCAGCAACCGGGCAGCTGCTTACCTGGAGTTAGGATG CTTTCAAGAAGCTGAAGAGGACTGCAATAAGGCCATATTACATGATAAGAAG AATGTGAAGGCGTATCTGAGGCGTGGAACTGCTAGAGAATTACTACTTCGTTATGAGGAAGCTCTAAAAG ATTTCCAGCATGCTCTCGTTCTTGAACCACAGAACAAGACTGCTAGTCTTGCAGAGAAAAGACTCAGAAAATCCAGGAGTTGA
- the LOC137832792 gene encoding calmodulin-binding transcription activator 2-like, translated as MAEGAAYGLRRPLDIQQLQFEAQHRWLRPAEICEILRNYRMFQITSEPHNRPPSGSLFLFDRKVLRYFRKDGHNWRKKKDGKTVKEAHEKLKVGSVDVLHCYYAHGEDNENFQRRSYWMLEPDMMHIVFVHYLEVKGNKNIVVNTEGEDSQKVTSLSTDSVSPSSSLMSLREDADSEDIHQISSGLRPLHESRHMGNGPLTEKIDGGVNSSYHMHSFSGDHGQSSISGTDYIPVVHEDKFRGNDTTYFDGEKTHGVAPWDTVLESTANLHNDPSLASFSSMPSSSMGSVLEQEHTIFGDLLSGKRVLTVEAESSHSFQSSWQIPFEDSSGNMPMSTLTPQSFGLQFGSDYGTSSLGYETRNTSSEIAPILYSFNGDPKEQLMQKNYPQEHADGQSQHSLKSNSAIKVSDEESVNYSSNVKRTLLDKDESLKKVDSFSRWVTKELGEVADLNMQSTPGISWSTDECQHVIDDSSLSPSLSQDQLFSINDFSPKWAYAELNIEVLIIGSFFKSQSEVTTCNWSCMFGEVEVPAEVLADGILCCQAPRHKVGRVPFYVTCSNRLACSEVREFDFRKDFARNVDFAEFFGSSTEMQLHSRLENFLTLKPVNPSNHSFEGDMEKRNLIFKLISLREEEEYSIKDEPTTELDISKHGVREHLFHRQIKEKLYSWLLHKVTESGKGPNVLDKDGQGVIHLAAVLGYDWAINPIISSGVNINFRDVNGWAALHWAAFCGRERTVAFLVSMGADCGARTDPSPAFLSGREAADLASENGHKGISGFLAECSLTHRLETITMDDQKGGRQEISGMKGVQTVSERTATPVLCGDMPDTLCLKDSLIAVRNATQAADRIHQVFRMQSFQRKQLTQYEGDDELGLLDQQALSLLASRACKSGQRNGLANAAAIHIQKKFRGWKKRKEFLMIRQRIVKIQAHVRGHQVRKQYKPIIWSVGILEKIILRWRRKGSGLRGFRPDTLNKVPSQHNDSPREDEDEDDYDFLKEGRKQKEENIKKALSRVKSMAQYPEARAQYRRLLNVVEDFRQPKGTNEDLTSSEEGMVDGVEDWIDIDMLLDDDNFIPIAFN; from the exons ATGGCGGAGGGAGCTGCTTATGGATTGCGTCGTCCATTAG ATATTCAGCAATTACAATTTGAAGCCCAGCATCGGTGGTTGCGACCTGCAGAAATTTGTGAAATTCTTCGTAATTATCGGATGTTTCAAATCACTTCAGAACCTCATAACAGGCCACCAA GTGGCTCACTTTTTCTATTTGATAGAAAGGTTTTGAGATACTTCAGAAAGGATGGACATAATTGGAGAAAGAAAAAGGACGGAAAAACTGTGAAAGAAGCTCATGAAAAGTTGAAG GTTGGAAGTGTTGATGTGTTGCATTGCTACTATGCCCATGGAGAAgataatgaaaattttcaaaggCGAAGCTACTGGATGCTTGAACC GGATATGATGCACATAGTATTTGTCCATTACTTGGAAGTTAAG GGTAACAAAAATATTGTAGTGAATACCGAAGGTGAGGATTCCCAAAAGGTTACTTCACTTAGCACGGATTCTGTCAGCCCATCAAGCAGTTTGATGTCTTTACGTGAAGATGCTGATTCTG AGGATATCCACCAAATTAGTTCTGGGTTGCGCCCATTACATGAGTCACGACATATGGGGAATGGTCCATTGACAGAAAAGATTGATGGTGGTGTGAACAGTTCATATCATATGCATTCCTTTTCAG GTGATCATGGACAGTCATCAATTTCTGGAACAGATTATATCCCAGTTGTTCATGAGGATAAATTTAGAGGAAATGACACTACGTATTTTGATGGTGAGAAAACACATGGCGTGGCACCATGGGACACTGTCTTGGAAAGCACTGCCAATTTGCATAATGATCCTTCTCTTGCATCATTTTCTTCAATGCCCTCTAGTTCAATGGGTAGTGTCCTTGAACAAGAACATACCATTTTTGGTGACCTTTTATCAGGCAAAAGAGTTCTCACCGTGGAAGCAGAGAGCTCTCACTCTTTCCAATCGAGTTGGCAG ATTCCTTTTGAAGACAGTTCGGGAAATATGCCAATGTCAACCCTAACCCCCCAATCATTTGGTCTGCAATTTGGATCTGATTATGGCACCAGTTCACTAGGGTATGAAACTCGTAATACAAGTTCTGAAATTGCTCCGATCCTGTACAGTTTTAATGGCGATCCAAAAGAGCAGCTCATGCAGAAAAACTATCCACAAGAGCATGCAGATGGACAATCTCAACATTCTCTAAAATCCAATTCTGCAATTAAAGTTTCTGATGAAGAATCTGTCAACTATAGCTCAAATGTGAAACGCACACTATTGGACAAAGATGAGAGCCTGAAGAAGGTTGATAGTTTCTCTCGGTGGGTAACTAAAGAACTTGGAGAGGTGGCTGATTTGAATATGCAGTCCACACCTGGTATTTCTTGGAGTACAGATGAATGCCAGCATGTGATAGATGATAGCTCATTGAGTCCATCTCTCTCTCAGGACCAACTGTTTAGTATAAATGATTTTTCACCTAAATGGGCTTATGCTGAGTTAAATATTGAG GTGTTGATTATTGGATCATTTTTTAAGAGTCAATCGGAGGTGACAACATGTAACTGGTCCTGTATGTTTGGGGAAGTTGAGGTTCCAGCTGAGGTTTTAGCTGATGGAATTTTGTGTTGTCAAGCTCCTCGTCATAAAGTTGGACGGGTCCCATTCTATGTAACATGTTCCAATAGGTTAGCTTGTAGTGAAGTGCGGGAATTTGATTTCAGAAAAGACTTTGCTAGAAATGTAgattttgcagaattttttgGCAGTTCAACTGAAATGCAGCTTCATAGCCGACTGGAGAATTTTCTTACTTTAAAGCCAGTGAACCCTTCAAACCATTCTTTTGAGGGTGATATGGAGAAAAGGAATTTAATTTTCAAGCTTATTTCACTGAGAGAGGAAGAGGAATATTCCATTAAGGATGAACCAACTACAGAATTGGATATATCCAAACACGGGGTGAGGGAGCATCTTTTTCACAGGCAGATTAAAGAGAAGCTGTACTCATGGCTTCTTCACAAAGTAACTGAGAGTGGTAAAGGGCCCAATGTATTAGACAAGGATGGCCAAGGTGTGATACACTTAGCAGCTGTTCTTGGTTATGATTGGGCCATAAATCCAATTATATCTTCTGGAGTTAATATCAACTTCCGAGATGTGAATGGATGGGCTGCTCTTCACTGGGCTGCATTCTGTGGCAG AGAGCGGACAGTTGCTTTCCTGGTGTCCATGGGAGCAGATTGTGGAGCACGGACAGATCCATCTCCTGCATTTCTGTCTGGTAGAGAAGCTGCAGATCTTGCCTCTGAAAACGGGCACAAAGGAATCTCTGGTTTTCTTGCTGAGTGTTCATTAACTCACAGACTTGAAACCATCACAATGGATGATCAAAAAGGTGGTCGACAAGAAATTTCAGGAATGAAAGGGGTGCAGACAGTTTCAGAACGAACTGCAACACCTGTGCTCTGTGGTGATATGCCAGATACCCTCTGTCTCAAGGATTCGCTTATTGCTGTGCGTAATGCAACACAAGCCGCTGATCGTATACATCAAGTATTCAGAATGCAGTCATTTCAGAGGAAGCAGTTAACTCAGTATGAAGGGGATGATGAGCTTGGATTGTTAGATCAGCAAGCCCTATCTCTTCTAGCTTCTAGGGCTTGCAAATCTGGACAACGAAATGGTTTAGCCAATGCTGCCGCAATACACATACAGAAAAAGTTTCGTGGTtggaagaagagaaaagaatTCTTGATGATTCGCCAAAGAATTGTTAAAATCCAG GCCCATGTAAGAGGTCACCAGGTACGGAAACAGTATAAACCAATCATCTGGTCTGTGGGAATCCTAGAGAAGATCATATTACGTTGGAGGCGCAAGGGTAGTGGTTTACGTGGATTTCGACCAGACACGCTTAATAAAGTCCCCAGTCAACACAATGATTCTCCGagagaagatgaagatgaagatgattaTGATTTTCTCAAGGAGGGACGGAAACAAAAGGAAGAAAATATCAAAAAGGCATTATCAAGGGTGAAGTCCATGGCTCAGTATCCAGAGGCACGCGCCCAATACCGGCGTCTGCTAAATGTTGTCGAGGACTTCCGTCAACCCAAG GGAACTAACGAGGATTTGACCAGTTCTGAAGAAGGGATGGTTGATGGTGTGGAGGATTGGATTGATATTGATATGCTTTTAGACGATGACAATTTCATTCCTATAGCATTTAACTGA
- the LOC137832794 gene encoding protein FLUORESCENT IN BLUE LIGHT, chloroplastic-like, translating to MASSLSFPIPFAMDSLSCVTVTHMALSKPLKHHRPLARGKVRVGPLHRRLNSVAPFRCSSAADDAVITLHVGGMMCEGCANSVKKLLESRPQVLSARVNLTSELATVSPAPEEKTAPNYLKQLGEELAQHLTTRGFTSTLQGKLACLSLKPDKIVPRFEYTLEGSSKVPTLLQYSRCKEDMHQRFPSLIVIASNILMFSMPDIALAETCEAGNSFFNMPILLAVALIGATVGGLLARQRRNELQRVNEQLIQINAALRKQAKIESYAPSLSYAPIGGGRIPDNEIIVDPKKQELISKLKNGKNFLRNQQLDKAFTEFKNALELAQNLRDPIEEKKAARGLGASLQRQGKYRDAIKYHSMVLAISEREREDSGSTEAFGAIADCYTELGELEKAGQFYDKYIARLEKD from the exons ATGGCTTCGTCTCTTTCATTTCCAATTCCGTTCGCAATGGATTCGCTGTCGTGTGTGACGGTGACGCATATGGCACTTTCCAAACCTCTGAAGCACCATCGTCCTTTGGCCAGAGGCAAAGTCAGAGTTGGACCGCTTCATCGCCGCCTCAACTCCGTTGCGCCGTTCCGGTGCTCTTCCGCCGCGGACGACGCTGTCATCACTCTCCACGTTGGG GGAATGATGTGCGAAGGATGCGCTAATAGCGTCAAAAAGCTTTTAGAAAGCCGA CCTCAAGTGTTATCTGCTCGTGTAAATTTGACATCCGAGTTAGCAACTGTTTCGCCTGCACCTGAAGAAAAAACGGCACCAAATTATCTAAAGCAATTAGGGGAGGAACTTGCTCAACATTTAACTACCCGTGGTTTCACTTCTACCCTTCAAG GAAAATTGGCTTGTCTTTCGCTAAAACCGGACAAGATTGTTCCACGCTTTGAATATACACTTGAAGGGTCCTCTAAGGTTCCAACTTTGTTGCAGTACTCAAGGTGTAAG GAAGACATGCACCAAAGGTTCCCATCACTGATAGTTATAGCGAGCAATATTTTGATGTTCTCTATGCCTGATATAGCTTTGGCTGAAACTTGTGAGGCTGGTAACTCTTTTTTCAATATGCCTATATTGCTAGCGGTAGCCCTCATTGGAGCCACGGTTGGAG GGTTGCTTGCTCGGCAAAGAAGAAATGAATTACAACGAGTAAACGAGCAATTAATCCAAATCAATGCAGCGCTAAGGAAGCAAGCCAAAATTGAGTCTTATGCTCCTAGCTTGAGTTATGCTCCCATTGGTGGTGGTAGGATACCTGATAATGAAATTATTGTTGACCCAAAGAAGCAAGAGCTAATTTCTAAGTTGAAAAATGGAAAGAACTTTCTAAGGAATCAACAATTGGATAAAGCATTCACAGAGTTTAAGAATGCACTTGAGCTTGCCCAGAATCTACGGGATCCTATCGAAGAGAAAAAGGCCGCTAGAGGTCTAG GAGCTTCATTGCAAAGACAAGGAAAATATCGAGATGCTATTAAATACCATTCCATGGTTTTGGCCATCTCTGAACGAGAAAGGGAGGACTCAGGGAGTACAGAGGCGTTTGGGGCAATTGCTGATTGTTACACTGAGCTTGGAGAACTTGAGAAAGCAGGTCAATTCTATGACAAGTATATTGCAAGATTGGAAAAGGACTAG
- the LOC137832796 gene encoding potassium transporter 7-like yields MAEEINRGSSMESTESRWVIQDDDDDDDSDLENFVADLRFGRHPSVVDSEEEEDNAEQRLIRTGPRIDSFDVEALEVPGAHRSDYEDISLGKKIVLAFQTLGVVFGDVGTSPLYTFSVMFRKAPINGNEDILGALSLVLYTLILIPLLKYVLVVLLANDDGEGGTFALYSLICRHAKVSLLPNQLPSDARISSFRLKVPSPELERSLKIKERLENSLTLKKTLLILVLAGTSMVIANGVVTPAMSVLSSVGGLKVGVDVIQKDEVVMISVACLIILFSIQKYGTSKVGLAVGPALFLWFCSLAGIGIYNLVKYDNSVLRAFNPIHIYYFFQRNSTKAWYSLGGCLLSATGSEAMFADLCYFSVRSVQLSFVFLVLPCLLLGYLGQAAYLMENHADAGQVFFSSVPSGAFWPVFLIANIAALIASRAMTTATFSCIKQSTALGCFPRLKIIHTSRKFMGQIYIPVINWFLLGLSLVLVCTISSIDEIGNAYGIAELGVMMMTTILVTLVMLLIWQIHIIIVLSFVVVFLGLELTFFSSVLWSVTDGSWIILVFSIIMFLIMYVWNYGSNLKYETEVKRKLSSDLMRELGCNLGTVRAPGIGLLYNELVKGIPAIFGHFLTTLPAIHSMIIFVSIKYVPVPLVPQSERFLFRRVCPKSYHIFRCIARYGYKDVRKENHQTFEQLLIESLEKFIRREAQERSLESDGDDDSDSEDENPGSRVLIGPNGSVYSLGVPLLSDFKDTSNPGLEASTSELISSVFPDSSVFDAEQSLESELSFIHKAKESGVVYLLGHGDIRARKNSWFIKKLVINYFYAFLRKNCRRGITTLSVPHSNLMQVSMTYMV; encoded by the exons ATGGCCGAGGAGATCAATCGCGGATCCTCCATGGAGTCCACCGAATCGCGCTGGGTTATCCAGGATGACGACGACGACGACGACTCAGATTTGGAGAACTTCGTCGCGGATTTGAGATTTGGACGCCACCCTTCCGTCGTCGATTCCGAAGAGGAAGAGGACAACGCGGAGCAGCGACTCATCCGCACTGGTCCTCGCATCGATTCTTTCGACGTGGAGGCTCTTGAAGTTCCCGGTGCTCACAGAAGTGACTATGAg GACATCAGTTTGGGTAAGAAAATTGTATTAGCTTTTCAGACACTTGGTGTTGTCTTTGGTGACGTTGGAACAAGTCCCTTGTATACCTTCAGTGTTATGTTTAGAAAGGCCCCTATTAATGGAAATGAAGACATTCTTGGAGCTTTATCACTTGTCTTGTACACCTTAATCTTGATTCCTTTATTGAAGTATGtcctggtggttctgttggccAATGATGATGGTGAAG GTGGTACTTTTGCCTTGTACTCCTTGATCTGTCGTCATGCTAAGGTTAGTCTTCTCCCCAATCAGTTACCATCAGATGCCCGTATATCAAGCTTTAGGCTGAAGGTGCCATCCCCTGAGCTTGAAAGGTCATTAAAAATCAAGGAAAGACTTGAGAATTCTCTGACTCTGAAGAAGACTCTACTAATATTAGTTCTTGCTGGTACTTCTATGGTGATTGCTAATGGTGTTGTTACACCGGCAATGTCAG TACTGTCATCTGTTGGCGGTTTAAAAGTTGGGGTAGATGTCATCCAGAAAG ATGAAGTGGTGATGATTTCAGTTGCCTGCCTTATCATTTTGTTCAGTATACAAAAGTATGGAACAAGTAAAGTGGGACTTGCAGTCGGACCTGCTTTGTTCTTATGGTTTTGTTCTCTTGCGGGCATTGGGATATACAATCTTGTGAAGTATGACAATAGTGTCTTAAGGGCATTTAATCCTATTCATATCTACTACTTCTTCCAGAGGAACTCAACCAAAGCATGGTATTCTCTTGGGGGTTGCCTGCTGAGTGCAACTG GTTCTGAGGCCATGTTTGCGGATCTTTGCTACTTTTCTGTCCGATCAGTTCAG CTTTCATTTGTCTTCCTTGTTTTGCCGTGCCTACTACTGGGTTATTTGGGTCAAGCTGCATACCTTATGGAAAACCATGCCGATGCTGGTCAAgtctttttttcttctgttcCGA GTGGTGCGTTCTGGCCAGTTTTCCTTATTGCCAACATTGCTGCACTTATTGCTAGTCGGGCTATGACAACAGCAACATTTTCATGTATAAAGCAATCAACTGCACTTGGTTGTTTCCCTCGTCTTAAAATCATTCATACCTCTCGGAAATTTATGGGCCAGATCTATATCCCTGTCATAAACTGGTTCCTCTTGGGGCTTTCCCTGGTTCTTGTCTGTACTATATCTAGCATTGATGAGATTGGAAATGCCTATG GCATTGCTGAGCTCGGGGTGATGATGATGACCACTATTTTAGTAACCCTTGTTATGCTACTTATATGGCAGATACACATCATCATAGTGCTTAGTTTCGTGGTAGTCTTCTTGGGATTggaattaacttttttttcatcTGTCCTGTGGAGTGTGACAGATGGAAGCTGGATTATATTGGTCTTTTCCATAATAATGTTTCTTATAATGTATGTATGGAATTATGGAAGCAATCTCAAGTATGAAACGGAAGTCAAGCGAAAGCTGTCATCAGATTTGATGAGAGAATTAGGTTGTAATCTTGGGACAGTACGAGCTCCTGGAATTGGTTTGCTTTATAATGAGTTGGTCAAAGGAATACCGGCAATTTTTGGCCATTTTCTGACCACACTTCCTGCTATACACTCTATGATCATATTTGTGAGTATCAAGTATGTTCCAGTTCCTTTGGTACCGCAAAGTGAAAGGTTCCTTTTTCGGCGAGTCTGCCCCAAAAGCTACCATATATTTCGTTGTATTGCCAG GTATGGTTACAAAGATGTTCGGAAAGAAAATCACCAGACTTTTGAGCAGCTGCTGATTGAGAGCCTAGAGAAGTTTATTCGTCGTGAGGCTCAGGAGAGGTCATTGGAAAGTGATGGGGATGATGATTCTGATTCAGAGGATGAGAACCCTGGTTCTAGGGTTCTCATAGGTCCCAATGGGAGTGTTTACTCACTTGGTGTTCCTCTTCTCTCTGATTTTAAGGATACAAGCAACCCCGGTTTAGAAGCAAGCACATCGGAGTTGATAAGCTCAGTATTCCCTGACTCCAGTGTGTTTGATGCCGAGCAGAGCCTCGAGAGCGAATTATCTTTTATTCACAAGGCTAAAGAATCTGGTGTTGTTTATCTTCTGGGTCATGGGGATATAAGAGCAAGGAAGAACTCGTGGTTTATCAAAAAGTTagttataaactatttttatgcTTTTTTGAGAAAGAACTGCAGAAGGGGAATCACGACTTTAAGTGTACCACACTCAAATCTTATGCAAGTTAGCATGACTTACATGGTGTGA